The nucleotide window AAGGCATACTCTCTAAAGGTACCCTTACTCTTACCTTTACTGAATGTACTAATCTGCTCTAAAACAAAATCGTACATTTCATCAGACATTTGTGTTGTTCGGACATTAAAGAGTGGAATTCTTTTGTTTTTCCCCATTTCTAATCACCTAAATTGATTGTGCCTCTTTTTCATTTGCCTGTTTCTTTACTTGTTCAGCGCGGCTTAAAACTTCAAGGCCATATAAGTTGAGCAGTCTTGCATCCTCAGCAACTATATGATTTGATTCAGAAATATCACGGCCATATCTCTCTTCAGTAACCACACTAATTGATTCTTCAAGCACCTCGCCAACACCGCCAAAATAAAGGTATTTGTAAACCTTATCTTTTGGTGCAGGGAACGTATTTTCAGCTTGGGCTATTTTGATTTCTGTGTATTCTTTAAGAGATTTTTTGATGATATCAGTTAAATCAAATTTCTGACCGGTATTCCCGTCTCTTCGTTCCATCTTAGTTTTTCCAATATTTGAGTATATAAACTTTTCAAGCTCCCTAACGCTATCAAAGTGCTCTAGGAGTTTTTCTTTTCTCAATTTTTCTAAGTGCGCTAAAAACGGTGCTTCGGTATTAGAAACAAAAGAATCACGACTTTTTGGCGGTTTTAATCCAGCTGGTAGTAATACTAGATCATCTGTTCCGCCACCTAAATCACAAAAAACTACGTCATAATTTTTAAATTGTTCGGCATAGTCTTTATCTTCTAGGTCAAAGTTTTTCTTTATTGCCCATCTTGCTACTTCAGATTCGATCCTGCACGCTGCATCTTCCACTTTTATAGTAAGCTCTTTTTCTAATCCTAATGTCAGCACCTTTACTTGGTGAGTGCCCAAAAATTTAGATGCCATCCTTTTCTGCATTTCACTGAACTTATCCAATTTTTTAAGAAGCCAAATTGGTAGCATTGTTTGAAAGTATTCAATAGTAACTTCATTATCTTCACGTTTGCCTTTTAGCGCTTGGTAATAAGCAGTTGCAGCTAAAAATGTTACGTATGGAATATGTGACTCTACTTTATTATGTAACTTCTTGATGTGTTGGTTGCCTAACACTTCTGGTTCAGCAAGTTCACCAACTAGAAAATATCTCTCTGTTTCATCAATAACTGTAGAAACTAATAACCGGTCCTTTAAATCTGCCGGATCTTCAACGATACTCGTAAATTTTCCTTCAGCAGCTTCTTTAGATATCTCTACTACATTTGTAGGCAATTCAAAAAAATAACCATCAATTAAATTCATGTACATACTGTTTCCAAAGTCCACGTTCATACGAGAAATATTCATATTTTTATTCTCTCCTTTGATTTCACTTTCCTCAATACTAGCATCTTATATCACTAAAGTCAATAAAATGAAATCACATTTAAAATCAGTGAATACAGGCTATTTGAGGATTATATAATAAAAATGAAATCAGTGAAATCAGTAGAGAAAAGTGATTTCAGGCCCGGGGCTTTACGTCAAAAAAAAAATCGTGTAAGATAAAGTCAAGTTAAGTCAATGTGAAAGTTTTGGCATTGAATTCTGGTTCTAGTTATTCTAAATAAACAACAAAAAACCCTGTTGTTTGCAGACAACAAGGTTAATAGATTTGATGATACATATTTTGTTTGCGAGCTATTTGCAAAATTGAATACAAATAAAGAATGACAAATAAAAAGTGTCCGATGTTGCAGCATCGAACACTTGGTTTGTAAGCCCTCACTTACAATGTTTAAGTTATGTCTTCATTTTACCGAAAACAAGTGTATACGTCAACACTTTTCGGCTATTTTTGGACGACAGAAAACCACTGTTTGGAGGGTATCAAACCGTGGTTTTCTGTCGTTTTTTGTTTGTCACCCAGCTGCCGTTAAGGGGTGTAAAATAAACTGACGTCAGGAGTTGCCCCGTCCACCGCAAACCCGGGGATATACCACAATAAGCGTTCCTTGCTGCGCTTGTGGTGAATGGCGAGGACGGCCATTAACGGTCCGGAGAATGTGGATAAACCACTAGGTTGCTTGGCGCACTACGGTGCGGGCAACTATGGCCAAGCTTCTATGCAGCGGCACACAATTGAGTGTGACCGTGTGAGAGAACACGAGACAAACCCCATAGAAGTTGCATACAGGACAAGCATTGTATGTAAAAAGGTCATGGCAGGCGAAAGCCTGGCGATAGCAAGGCAGAGCTGGAAACCTCAGACGTCTCTATGACGCTAGTTTCAAATCCTGATCGATTGCCTATGTCTGTCCGTTTTTATTTTTTGCGCGACAGACATAGGCAATCGAAATTCGCCCTGTTTCCTAGAACAGTCAGCTATTCTGCTAGTTTCAAGTTCTCAAAGTCAAGAGAAAAACACTAAATAAATGCGAATTTCCTTAAAACCCAGAGGTTTTAAGTTCCTTTTTAAGGGTTGTTCGTTTGATAGAACATTAGTATTTTAATATATTTTTCCTGTGGGATTTCACTAACGTATACTGTTATTCCCTTTGGCCTATCTTAAAAACTTGTATAGATTGTGTTTGAGCCGTTTAGTATGATATCAGTACATGCTTGGGTTCAGAGCATCAAAATGAGATTTGAACATTAAGCACTATGTACTAAATGTTCTGTGTTTTAAAATGTTTGATGATGCCGATAAGTATTAGGACTAGTTTTGTTTTTGAATAGCTGGAGGGAAGTGTATGTTGTCCAAAGTAAAAAAAGTACCGTCTCCCTATGTAGGCAATCTGTTGAATAAATGGCATGACTATATTATGCAGGAGAAGGTTCATGAGTCTATAGAGAAAAGAACTGAAATAAAGCAATTGTTAAGTCAGGCTGAAGATAATAAGGACCTGGTTGATTATTTTATTCTACTGGATCATCGTCATAGCCTTTGTTTTGATCAAGAGGCATCTATGGGTGATGTCGTTAATATGTTAAGTAAGGGAAGTCATGATCTTTTAATAAATTTTTATTTTGAATTGTTTGCAGGGGATTATGAGTTTTTTAAAAAAAATTATGTTAAAGCAATTTCTTTTTATGAAAAAGCTGAACAAAAGTTATCGAGTATTCCCAATATTGAGGAAACGAAGTTTGCGGAGTTTCACTATAAGATTGGAGTTGCTTATTATGAGATTGACCAGCATTTGGTGTCAGTCAACAAAGTAACTAAAGCCAGGGATATTTATAAAAAAAGTGATATGTGGAACCTCGAAGCTATTCAGTGCAGTTTGGTGGTCGGTATTAATTTGTATGATATGGGGCGTTTAGATGATGCGGATGCATATTTTCGTGATGCCTTGACTGAGGCCTTGGATCATGGCTATGATAAGCCTATAACTAAGATTTACCACAATCTTGGATTAGTCCATTGGCAAAAAGGTTCTCTTGAATTAGCTCTGCATTATTTTAGGGAAGCTTATTCGCATGAATGGTTGAGGGATTCGCCTAAAGGACAGCAAACTGTATACATGCTTTCAAGAGTACTGTATACAATGGGGCAAAATGAAGAAGCTTATCACTGGTATGAATTAGGGATAGAAATGGCGCGTAAATTTGATGATCATGAGTATAAAGCAAAACACGACATTCTTTATCATCTTTATGAGCAGCCTTCAATCGATGAAGTAAAGCAATCTTTAGCTTTCTTAGAAGAGCGTAATCTTTGGCCGGACGTATCCAAAATTGCAAAAGGTATTTCAGAGCTTTATGAAAAAAAAGGTGATTTAGTGACTAGTCACGAATTTTTGAAAAGAGCTTTTTATGCTAAAGAGCAAATTCAAAGAATAACGGAGGCGTTAGGATGAAGAAAATTAATGGTTGGATTGTCGTTGCTTTGCTTGCTGTTACTACTGTAGGAGCTGCAGCAGCTATACAATACACTAATAATGCTGATTCTCCTGGACAATTTCAAGTAGCCCAAAAAGGGATGTATTAAAAGCTGACCAATAAGTGTCAGCTTTTTT belongs to Paenalkalicoccus suaedae and includes:
- a CDS encoding actin-like protein Alp7A; translated protein: MNISRMNVDFGNSMYMNLIDGYFFELPTNVVEISKEAAEGKFTSIVEDPADLKDRLLVSTVIDETERYFLVGELAEPEVLGNQHIKKLHNKVESHIPYVTFLAATAYYQALKGKREDNEVTIEYFQTMLPIWLLKKLDKFSEMQKRMASKFLGTHQVKVLTLGLEKELTIKVEDAACRIESEVARWAIKKNFDLEDKDYAEQFKNYDVVFCDLGGGTDDLVLLPAGLKPPKSRDSFVSNTEAPFLAHLEKLRKEKLLEHFDSVRELEKFIYSNIGKTKMERRDGNTGQKFDLTDIIKKSLKEYTEIKIAQAENTFPAPKDKVYKYLYFGGVGEVLEESISVVTEERYGRDISESNHIVAEDARLLNLYGLEVLSRAEQVKKQANEKEAQSI
- a CDS encoding tetratricopeptide repeat protein, with product MLSKVKKVPSPYVGNLLNKWHDYIMQEKVHESIEKRTEIKQLLSQAEDNKDLVDYFILLDHRHSLCFDQEASMGDVVNMLSKGSHDLLINFYFELFAGDYEFFKKNYVKAISFYEKAEQKLSSIPNIEETKFAEFHYKIGVAYYEIDQHLVSVNKVTKARDIYKKSDMWNLEAIQCSLVVGINLYDMGRLDDADAYFRDALTEALDHGYDKPITKIYHNLGLVHWQKGSLELALHYFREAYSHEWLRDSPKGQQTVYMLSRVLYTMGQNEEAYHWYELGIEMARKFDDHEYKAKHDILYHLYEQPSIDEVKQSLAFLEERNLWPDVSKIAKGISELYEKKGDLVTSHEFLKRAFYAKEQIQRITEALG